GGACTTCACGCTGTACCTCCTCGATGCGGCGCATGTCGCCACGATCCACGGATCGGCCTACGGGCTCGGACCGTACTTCCGTATTTCCTTTGCCACCGGCCTGGACATCATCCAGGAAGCGACTGCGGCCATCGACAAGGCCGTCCGGGCCCTCAGCTGAGTTCCGGCGCACGCGCCGGATACCCGCGTCATCCAACCCTGAATTCCCACTCCCGTTAGGAACCCTGCCATGATCCACGTCAAGACCAACATCGAACGCCCGGACGCCGACGTCGTCAGCCGGCTCGCCGCGTTTTCTTCCGCCACCATCCACGAAGCCCAGGGCCGCAAGGGCGCGCTCAGTTCGCGGATCAAGCCGATCGACCGGTCCATGTCCTTCTGCGGACCCGCCGTGACCGTCCGCTGCGCCCCGCAGGACAACCTGATGCTGCAGGTGGCCATCCACTACGCCCAGGCTGGCGATGTTGTCCTGGTGGCGGCGGGGGAATACGAGGAAGCCGGTACATTCGGCGACGTGCTGGGCAACGCCATGAAGTCCAAGGGGATCGCCGCGATGGTCACCGACTCGGGCGTACGCGACACGCAGGACCTGATCGAGCTGGGCCTGCCCGTCTTCTCAGGCAACATCTGCATCAAGGGCACGGTGAAGGAGACCCTGGGTCCCATCAACCACCCGGTCGTGTTCGGCGACGAAATCATCTACCCCGGGGACATCCTCCGGGGAGACGCCGACGGTGTTGTTGTGGTCCGCCGTGAGGAAGCCGAGGAAGTCATCGCCCTCTCGCAGGCACGCGACGACGCGGAACGCGAGCTGATCAGGCAGTACCACGACGGCGGCACCACCATTGAGCTCTGCAAGCTGACCGACGTCCTCAAAGCCAAGGGGCTGCTCGTGGAAGTTTAGGAAGGCCGGAGGGTTCGCTCTAAGCCGCCGGCAACGCAGGAAGGCCCAGCCAGCACTTGCTGACTGGGCCTTCTCCTATCCGTTCGCGCTTACGTGGCCTAGTCCGCCAGCGGGCTCCTGGTGTCGACGAGGTACCAGGTGGTGCCGCGGCCCGACGAGGTGGGCATGATGCTGCCCTCGAAGACGAATAGCGGTTCCCCGACGCCGCCCGCCGGGCCAGGCTGGGCGCGCCAGAAACCGTTGACCGGGCAGTGGCTGCCCGTCCTCGCAGCCAGGCGGGTGCCTTGGCCGGAGCCCATCCTGGCAGCAGTTCCTGTTTTCTTCATGGCAATATTCCTTGTGTTTCCCGGAATTCCCCTGCGGGGAATGTGATCATTTGTTTCTTTGATCCTAGGGAAATTATTCCACCATGAATAAGACAAAATCCGCGTGCCCTGATAAGCCGCGGCTATGCCTCTCCGAGGGGCGGGCGGATTGTCGGCTACTCGCCGTATTTCCGGTTCAACATATCCTGAAGCATTTCCTTCAAAATAATCAAAACGGCGGAGCCGGCTTCGGAAAGCGGCTCGTGGTCGGGAGTGCACAGGGCTATCTTCGACTGCAGTGCAGGCCCGGTGATCCGCAGCACCTGGAAGTCCTCGTCGTGGAACAGCGCATCTGCCGCGGATCTCGGCAGAACCGTTGCACCGAGGTTCGCCCGCAGCAGCCGGGCAAGGGACGGAACGGACTCCACCTCGCCCATGAGGCGCAGCTTCAGCCCGTTCTCATCGAATCCGCGCTCCACGATCTGCCGGAGCGTGTGGATCCTCTCCGGCAGGAACAGGCCGAAGCCTGCCGCCTCGTGCAGGCTGATTTCCGTTGCTTCCGGCGAAATGCCCGCCTCGGGGCTGATCACCAGATAAAGGTCTTCGACGATCATGGTGGTGAACTGGACACCGCGGATGGGTCCCGGTTCATAGATGAGCGCCATGTCCAGGCGGCCGTTTTTGATGGCTTCGCTCAGTACGCCGCCATAGATTTCGGTCAGGTGCACGGTGATGTCCGGATAGCGGCGGTTGACCTCGCTGATGATCTGCGGGGCGAGGCTGGAGGCCATGCTGTAGGGGGCGATGGCCACCGACACCCGGCCGGTGGGGGTTGCCCCGGACGTCTCCACGTCCTTCCGTGCCTGCTCCACCTGCCGGAGGATCATCTGGGCGTGCCGGTACAGCGTATGTCCGGCTGCCGTTGGCTCGACGCCTTTCTTGCTGCGAATGAGCAGCCGCTGCTTGAGTTCGTTCTCCAGGGACGACACCTGCTGGCTCAGGGCCGGCTGTGCCACATGCAGGGTTGCCGCGGCCTTTGTGATGCTGCCCGAGTCTACGATCTGGACGAAGTACGCCAGCTTCCTCGTGTCCACGCTTTCCGACCTTTCTCAAGACACACCCGGGAACCGGAGGTCATAGCCCGATTCTATGTCCGGGCACCCGGCCTGCCTCCGGGGCCCGGTTCCGGCCCGGCAGTGCCCGTCCGGTCATAAGGACTTCCTATCACGGGACAGGGAATAGGTCTTTGTGTGATGTCCATCTCGATGCTTGAATCTATTCAAGCAAATGTTACCCAAATGCGGAAATTCATAACGGAATCCGATGGGGGCATTGGAATTATTTATGGATTCCCGAATTTACGTACATGAAATAAGTTTCCCTTAATGTTCCTAAAAAGGCATTGACCACCATTCACGATAGTGAGGCAAAGATGAATCCGACGGTTGATCTCGTCGCCGATCTGGGCGAAGGCTTCGGCGCCTACACCGTGGGGGACGACCGTGCCCTCCTCGAGGTCGTGTCCAGTGCGAACATCGCCTGCGGCTTCCACGCCGGAGACCCGGACATCATGGACGCCACGGTTGCCGAATGCGTACGCCGCGGAGTCGGGATCGGCGCCCACCCCAGTTTTCCCGACCTGCGGGGCTTCGGCCGCCGGGCCATGGACCTGACTCCCGGCGAAGTCCGCACCGATGTCCTCTACCAGCTGGGCGCGCTGTCCGCCTTTGCGGCGTACCAGGGAACCCGGGTGGCCCACCTGGCGCCGCACGGACGCCTCGGAAACCTCGTAGCCACGCGGGCCGACTACGCGGCAGCCGTGGCAGACGCCGCGTGCGGAACCGATCCCCGCCTCATCATTCTGGCCCAGGACGGAGAACTCGCCCTGGCAGCGGCCGATCGCGGCCTCGACGTTGCAATCGTCGGAATCGCGGACCGTGCCTACAACGCCGACGGCACCCTGGTGCCCCGGGGCCAGGACGGCGCTGTGATCCATGATCCTTCAGTGATCGTGGAAAGGACTGTGCGGATGGTCTGCGAGGGCCTGATTGAAACTGTTGCCGGCGTCGACATCCCCATCCAGGCCGACACTATCCTGCTCCACGGCGACAACGCCGGCGCCGTGCGGCTTGCCCGGCTCATCCGGTCCGAGCTCACGGCGGCGGGTGTCACCATCGCCCCACTGGACCAGGTGCTCGCAACCAGGAAGGAAAAGGTGGCCTGACATGTCCGCCAACGCAGCGGCCATCGAGGTGCACGAGTCCGGTGACTCTGCCCTGCGCGTGGTGGCAGTGGATGCCGACCGTGAAGCCAACTGGACAACGGTGCACCGCCTCGCCGAATGGCTGGAATCCTCGGGAGCGGACGGCGTCCACGGCGCCGTCCCCACGTACGACTCCGTGCTGGTCG
This genomic window from Arthrobacter sp. 24S4-2 contains:
- a CDS encoding LysR substrate-binding domain-containing protein — its product is MDTRKLAYFVQIVDSGSITKAAATLHVAQPALSQQVSSLENELKQRLLIRSKKGVEPTAAGHTLYRHAQMILRQVEQARKDVETSGATPTGRVSVAIAPYSMASSLAPQIISEVNRRYPDITVHLTEIYGGVLSEAIKNGRLDMALIYEPGPIRGVQFTTMIVEDLYLVISPEAGISPEATEISLHEAAGFGLFLPERIHTLRQIVERGFDENGLKLRLMGEVESVPSLARLLRANLGATVLPRSAADALFHDEDFQVLRITGPALQSKIALCTPDHEPLSEAGSAVLIILKEMLQDMLNRKYGE
- a CDS encoding LamB/YcsF family protein, whose protein sequence is MNPTVDLVADLGEGFGAYTVGDDRALLEVVSSANIACGFHAGDPDIMDATVAECVRRGVGIGAHPSFPDLRGFGRRAMDLTPGEVRTDVLYQLGALSAFAAYQGTRVAHLAPHGRLGNLVATRADYAAAVADAACGTDPRLIILAQDGELALAAADRGLDVAIVGIADRAYNADGTLVPRGQDGAVIHDPSVIVERTVRMVCEGLIETVAGVDIPIQADTILLHGDNAGAVRLARLIRSELTAAGVTIAPLDQVLATRKEKVA
- a CDS encoding 4-carboxy-4-hydroxy-2-oxoadipate aldolase/oxaloacetate decarboxylase, producing MIHVKTNIERPDADVVSRLAAFSSATIHEAQGRKGALSSRIKPIDRSMSFCGPAVTVRCAPQDNLMLQVAIHYAQAGDVVLVAAGEYEEAGTFGDVLGNAMKSKGIAAMVTDSGVRDTQDLIELGLPVFSGNICIKGTVKETLGPINHPVVFGDEIIYPGDILRGDADGVVVVRREEAEEVIALSQARDDAERELIRQYHDGGTTIELCKLTDVLKAKGLLVEV